One window of Salegentibacter sp. Hel_I_6 genomic DNA carries:
- a CDS encoding MBL fold metallo-hydrolase RNA specificity domain-containing protein gives MENKVKIHFLGAAGTVTGSKFLLETPELNILIDCGLFQGIKSLRELNWKDFPFDPSAIDLILLTHGHLDHTGYLPRLVKQGYKNPIISTPPSLGIAGVILKDSAKIQEEDAERANKEEYSKHKLALPLYTSSDTEKTIGLFKSIKLNEWYQISENIKYRYQTNGHILGSAFIELDIYEKRFVFSGDIGRKQDVLLESPKKPEWADYLFLESTYGDRLHPEDDSDEILTEAIINTLNQKGNLIIPSFAVERLQGIMYKLYLLIKRNKIPEIPIYIDSPMGNEVLSLFEGFSKWHKLDPAEFRKMLSYFNIITSYGDTWKTIDENRPKVVIAGSGMVTGGRVLTYLRYLIDKPETTVLLVGYQAEGTRGRQLENGASEVKIFGKYCPVKAKILKIESLSAHADQQELLDWLSEIKNIPEKVFLIHGEPTALDSLRVKIKDLYKSEVIIPALNEIISLKP, from the coding sequence ATGGAAAATAAAGTGAAAATTCATTTTTTAGGAGCTGCCGGTACCGTTACCGGGTCTAAATTTCTCCTGGAAACACCAGAGCTAAATATCTTAATAGACTGCGGACTTTTCCAGGGTATTAAAAGTTTACGCGAACTCAATTGGAAAGATTTTCCATTTGATCCTTCAGCAATAGACCTTATTTTACTTACCCACGGGCATCTTGATCATACCGGTTACTTACCTCGTTTAGTTAAACAAGGTTATAAAAATCCAATTATAAGCACACCTCCAAGTTTAGGAATTGCCGGAGTGATCTTAAAAGATAGCGCTAAGATACAGGAAGAAGATGCCGAGAGAGCTAACAAAGAAGAATACAGCAAGCATAAACTAGCATTGCCTTTATATACTAGCAGTGATACCGAAAAAACAATTGGTTTGTTTAAAAGTATAAAACTGAATGAGTGGTATCAAATTTCAGAAAATATAAAATATCGCTACCAAACCAACGGCCATATTTTAGGTTCGGCATTTATTGAATTAGATATTTATGAAAAGCGCTTTGTATTTTCTGGAGATATTGGTAGAAAACAAGATGTACTGCTGGAATCACCAAAAAAACCTGAATGGGCAGATTATCTTTTCCTGGAAAGCACTTATGGCGATCGGCTTCATCCCGAAGATGATTCAGATGAAATTCTTACGGAAGCTATTATAAATACCCTGAATCAAAAGGGAAATCTTATTATTCCCAGTTTTGCCGTAGAGCGTTTACAAGGAATTATGTACAAACTCTATCTTCTAATTAAAAGAAATAAAATTCCTGAAATTCCTATTTATATTGATAGCCCAATGGGGAATGAAGTTTTGAGTTTATTTGAAGGATTTAGCAAATGGCATAAATTGGATCCAGCTGAATTTAGAAAAATGCTTTCTTATTTTAATATTATCACTTCGTACGGGGATACCTGGAAAACCATAGATGAAAACCGTCCCAAAGTAGTTATTGCCGGTAGCGGAATGGTTACTGGAGGAAGGGTACTCACCTATTTGCGATATTTAATAGATAAACCCGAAACCACAGTATTATTGGTAGGATATCAGGCTGAAGGAACCCGGGGCCGGCAATTAGAAAATGGAGCTTCAGAAGTGAAGATTTTTGGGAAGTATTGCCCGGTAAAGGCTAAAATACTTAAAATAGAAAGCCTTTCTGCGCACGCCGATCAGCAGGAATTACTGGACTGGCTTTCGGAAATTAAAAACATTCCAGAGAAAGTTTTTTTAATTCACGGGGAACCAACAGCTTTAGATTCTTTAAGGGTAAAAATTAAAGATTTGTATAAATCAGAAGTTATTATCCCTGCTCTTAATGAAATAATAAGCCTGAAGCCATAA
- a CDS encoding Hsp20/alpha crystallin family protein, producing MSLIKSKNRRNPTLGSSFLANDPFFSDLMDTKRGIFNLNRFFNGDFDQDLFPALNVKKKDNEFEIELAAPGLSKEDFKISIEDGVLSISAEKENKIEEEKESYVRKEFSYNSFSRNISLPEEVDMDKEVEAKYKEGILKMNLKKRKTEKAKETKTVNVS from the coding sequence ATGTCACTCATTAAATCTAAAAACCGCAGAAATCCCACCTTAGGTAGTTCGTTCCTGGCTAACGATCCATTTTTTTCTGATCTAATGGATACCAAACGCGGAATCTTCAATCTAAATCGTTTTTTCAACGGAGATTTTGATCAGGATCTATTTCCGGCACTAAATGTTAAGAAAAAAGATAACGAATTTGAAATTGAACTTGCAGCTCCCGGACTTTCAAAAGAGGATTTTAAAATTTCTATAGAAGACGGTGTTTTATCTATTTCCGCTGAAAAAGAAAATAAGATAGAGGAAGAAAAAGAAAGTTACGTTAGGAAAGAATTTAGCTATAACAGTTTTTCCAGAAATATAAGTCTGCCCGAAGAAGTAGATATGGATAAAGAAGTTGAAGCTAAATACAAAGAGGGAATTTTAAAAATGAACCTTAAGAAGAGAAAAACAGAAAAAGCTAAAGAAACTAAAACTGTGAATGTTTCTTGA
- a CDS encoding restriction endonuclease gives MDISNLKVIKASGEKAQFSLERVAESLKRSGATEELIQKTLQKLKTELYDGISTKEIYNRAFSLLKEGNKTSASKYKLKTAIYELGPTGFPFEKFIAALLSHSGYETETGKTYQGKCVTHEIDVEAKTEEKLVLIECKFHNAGRNCDVKIPLYIDSRFRDIKNFRKNGENKRDFEEGWVVTNTRFTSDAIKYSKCANLKLLSWDYPKGEGIKDKIDQLGLYPITVSTLLSEREKNFFLSRDVVLCQELINDTFYLDHLGINNPRKKRILSEMKELCKH, from the coding sequence ATGGATATTTCCAATCTAAAAGTCATAAAAGCTTCAGGTGAGAAAGCTCAGTTTTCTTTGGAGAGGGTGGCAGAATCTTTAAAGCGATCTGGCGCTACTGAAGAACTGATCCAAAAAACACTTCAAAAGTTAAAAACAGAGCTTTATGATGGGATTTCTACTAAAGAGATATATAACCGGGCTTTTAGTTTATTGAAGGAAGGAAACAAAACCAGTGCTTCTAAATATAAATTAAAGACCGCTATTTATGAACTGGGACCAACAGGTTTTCCGTTTGAAAAATTTATTGCTGCGCTTTTGAGTCATAGTGGTTATGAAACTGAAACTGGGAAAACTTACCAGGGGAAATGCGTAACCCATGAAATTGATGTTGAAGCAAAAACTGAAGAAAAATTAGTGCTTATAGAGTGTAAATTTCATAATGCAGGAAGAAATTGCGATGTGAAAATTCCGCTTTATATAGATTCAAGATTTCGGGATATTAAAAACTTCAGAAAAAATGGGGAAAATAAACGTGACTTTGAAGAAGGTTGGGTAGTGACCAACACCAGGTTCACTTCTGATGCTATTAAATATAGTAAATGTGCCAATTTAAAACTGCTAAGTTGGGATTATCCTAAAGGTGAAGGCATTAAAGATAAAATAGATCAATTAGGATTGTATCCAATTACCGTTTCTACACTACTTTCAGAAAGGGAAAAGAACTTTTTCCTTAGTCGGGATGTAGTTTTATGCCAGGAACTTATAAATGATACTTTTTACCTGGATCATCTAGGAATAAATAATCCGCGTAAAAAAAGAATACTTTCAGAAATGAAAGAACTTTGTAAACATTGA
- a CDS encoding glutamate-5-semialdehyde dehydrogenase, translated as MKLLDSKTKNNVLQSMINILDKRREEIVAANKKDLDAFGDGDQAMYDRLVVNNAKVDDMMRSVKEVMDQEDPVGQVIEHRKLDTGLDITNKTAPFGTIMIIYESRPDVTIEAAVLAFKANNKIYLKGGKEANHSNRILEECWHEALKENNLEKDWIELLQMNRTETQDFLKNPPQHIDLIVPRGGEKLIAFVKEHSTGAVLVSGRGNNFLYVSKNADFDTAKKVMLNAKVDKISGCNALDKVLIDKNLPDYEKRVKELYDMFTENKVHIQVDEDIAKILPNEEKIPSEDTWYEEFLAMRIVFGAIDGNDAAMDKINKYSGGHSAVIITKDKEEAANFMEQVDSAAVYHNASTRFTDGGQMGVGAELAISTDKLHHRGPLGLKQLVTNKYYVLGEGHIRE; from the coding sequence ATGAAATTATTAGATTCTAAAACTAAAAATAACGTGTTGCAATCCATGATAAATATTCTGGATAAAAGACGTGAAGAAATAGTAGCTGCAAATAAAAAAGATCTCGACGCTTTCGGTGATGGAGATCAGGCTATGTACGATAGATTGGTAGTTAATAACGCCAAGGTAGATGATATGATGCGTTCTGTAAAAGAGGTAATGGATCAGGAAGATCCTGTTGGCCAGGTTATAGAGCATAGAAAATTAGATACCGGTTTAGATATTACCAATAAAACAGCTCCATTTGGAACGATCATGATTATTTATGAGTCTCGTCCCGATGTAACAATAGAAGCTGCGGTACTTGCTTTTAAAGCAAATAACAAGATCTATTTAAAAGGTGGAAAAGAAGCAAATCATTCTAACAGGATTCTGGAAGAATGCTGGCATGAAGCTCTTAAAGAAAATAATCTTGAGAAAGACTGGATCGAGCTGTTACAAATGAACAGAACTGAAACCCAGGATTTCCTTAAAAATCCGCCACAGCATATTGATTTAATAGTGCCAAGAGGTGGAGAAAAACTTATCGCTTTTGTAAAAGAACATTCTACCGGTGCGGTATTAGTTAGCGGTCGCGGAAACAATTTCCTTTATGTTTCTAAAAACGCCGATTTTGACACTGCTAAAAAAGTAATGCTGAATGCCAAAGTAGATAAGATTTCAGGATGTAATGCTTTAGATAAAGTATTGATAGACAAAAACCTGCCGGACTATGAAAAAAGAGTCAAAGAGCTTTATGATATGTTCACTGAGAATAAAGTACATATCCAGGTAGATGAGGATATTGCTAAAATTCTTCCGAACGAGGAAAAAATACCATCAGAAGATACCTGGTATGAAGAATTTCTTGCGATGAGAATTGTATTTGGTGCTATAGATGGCAACGATGCCGCAATGGATAAGATCAACAAATATTCAGGTGGGCACTCTGCCGTGATTATAACAAAAGATAAAGAAGAAGCTGCTAACTTTATGGAGCAGGTAGATAGCGCCGCTGTTTACCATAATGCTTCTACCCGTTTCACTGATGGTGGTCAAATGGGAGTTGGAGCCGAACTAGCAATTAGCACCGATAAACTTCATCACCGTGGACCACTTGGTTTAAAACAATTGGTTACTAATAAATACTATGTATTAGGTGAAGGTCATATTAGAGAATAA
- the proB gene encoding glutamate 5-kinase — protein MEKKRIVVKVGTNVMTNKDNRILGPVLKHLVEQIATLYEEDVMVVLVSSGSAIAGKEVLGDVNIEDASKRRQVFSAVGQPRMMRHYYSIFHDFGMRCAQVLATKRDFSPGIHRENMINCYESLLAEGIIPIANEDDAVSVTMSMFSDNDELASLVAELIQADSLIILSDTDGLYTGHPEDDESEKLNKVTVDENVEKYVQESGKGEGEGRGGMESKIKIAKGTAAKNITTYIANGKQKNVILDIVAGKPVGTKFTA, from the coding sequence ATGGAAAAAAAGAGAATTGTAGTTAAGGTCGGAACCAATGTAATGACCAATAAAGATAATAGGATTTTAGGTCCAGTATTAAAACATCTTGTAGAGCAAATAGCTACACTATATGAAGAAGACGTTATGGTAGTACTCGTTTCTTCAGGATCGGCAATCGCCGGTAAAGAAGTGCTTGGAGATGTTAACATTGAAGATGCTTCTAAAAGAAGACAGGTCTTTTCTGCCGTAGGACAACCGCGAATGATGCGTCACTATTATAGTATTTTCCACGATTTTGGAATGCGTTGCGCACAGGTTTTGGCGACCAAAAGAGATTTTAGCCCTGGAATTCACCGTGAAAATATGATTAACTGCTACGAATCTTTATTAGCTGAGGGAATTATCCCAATTGCAAATGAAGATGATGCAGTATCTGTAACAATGTCTATGTTCTCTGATAATGATGAACTGGCCAGTCTTGTTGCTGAACTAATTCAGGCAGATTCTTTAATTATTCTAAGTGATACCGATGGTCTATACACCGGTCACCCGGAAGACGACGAATCTGAAAAACTGAATAAAGTAACCGTTGATGAAAATGTCGAAAAATATGTTCAGGAATCTGGAAAAGGCGAAGGTGAAGGTCGCGGCGGTATGGAGTCTAAAATAAAGATTGCCAAGGGAACTGCTGCAAAAAACATTACCACTTACATTGCAAACGGTAAACAAAAGAATGTGATTTTGGACATTGTTGCTGGTAAACCAGTAGGTACCAAATTCACCGCTTAA
- a CDS encoding universal stress protein has protein sequence MKNILLPTDFSANAWKATVYAFSLFRNELCNFYFLNACKPEFYTPDINGNSLAQAKAENKIMMDKLLKEVAIVNQNQNHRFKSLIIESWLNDAIAEIQNEIIFDLIIMGTKGETEPDDRIFGTNSMNVIEAVDHMPVLLIPDNSVFVPEVKKEMVFATRYDKSISGFEIEFLMDMAKKFKASIRILYIQDTDKLTEEQETRKEELHEYFKDISHSFHTLTNIEVTKGIHSFIQSRDSDVLVLNHKKRGFFKNLFYKSLLKELGKKPQIPMLFLPSKT, from the coding sequence ATGAAAAATATACTCCTCCCTACCGATTTTTCAGCTAACGCCTGGAAAGCTACAGTGTATGCTTTTAGTCTATTCCGAAATGAGCTGTGTAATTTTTATTTTTTGAATGCCTGCAAACCAGAATTCTATACACCAGATATTAATGGAAATAGTTTAGCACAGGCTAAAGCTGAAAATAAAATAATGATGGACAAACTTCTTAAAGAAGTTGCTATAGTCAACCAAAATCAAAATCATAGATTTAAATCCTTAATTATAGAATCCTGGCTGAATGATGCCATTGCTGAAATTCAAAACGAAATAATTTTTGATCTTATTATTATGGGTACTAAAGGCGAAACCGAACCTGATGACAGGATCTTTGGAACCAATAGTATGAATGTAATTGAAGCTGTAGATCATATGCCAGTTTTATTAATTCCAGACAATAGTGTATTTGTACCAGAGGTAAAAAAAGAGATGGTTTTTGCCACCCGTTACGATAAGTCTATTTCCGGTTTTGAGATTGAATTTTTAATGGATATGGCTAAAAAATTTAAAGCCAGTATTAGGATTCTCTACATTCAGGATACCGATAAGCTAACTGAAGAGCAGGAAACCAGGAAAGAAGAACTACATGAATATTTTAAAGATATTTCGCATAGCTTTCATACGCTTACCAATATTGAGGTTACTAAGGGAATCCACAGTTTTATTCAAAGCAGGGATAGTGATGTTTTGGTTTTGAATCATAAAAAAAGAGGATTTTTCAAAAATCTTTTTTATAAATCACTATTGAAAGAATTAGGTAAGAAACCCCAAATTCCTATGCTCTTTTTGCCATCTAAAACTTAA
- a CDS encoding universal stress protein, with translation MRKIILPTDFSENAFNALRYACQLFKYEKSELILLHAYAEKVYTDESLLSSELMEDLKGRTKETAEKALKDLSAKMHDEFCNPRHLIKSVAAFGDLVDEVNNLVNSENADLVVMGTRGATNDRSLSFGSNTLLVLKYVQSPVLAIPENFKYEEPRDFLFPTNYLIPYQKRELKLVGEIARDFKSKIHLLYISKHKATSARQKDNLEFLKQQFYNINVLDHQSEELQKEIAIEEFIDSKKINLLVMVNSRHTYLEDILLTSTIDKVGLKPKIPFLVLQNFNRECV, from the coding sequence ATGAGAAAGATAATTTTACCCACAGATTTTTCGGAAAACGCATTTAATGCATTGCGGTATGCCTGCCAGCTTTTTAAGTATGAAAAGAGTGAATTAATTCTATTACACGCCTATGCCGAAAAAGTTTATACCGATGAAAGCTTGCTAAGTAGTGAATTGATGGAAGATTTAAAAGGCAGAACAAAAGAAACTGCGGAGAAGGCCTTAAAAGATCTTAGTGCCAAAATGCACGATGAGTTCTGTAATCCCCGGCATCTAATTAAATCGGTTGCTGCTTTTGGCGATCTGGTAGACGAAGTAAATAATCTGGTAAATTCAGAAAACGCCGATTTAGTGGTGATGGGTACCCGCGGTGCAACCAATGACAGGAGTCTTAGTTTTGGCAGTAATACCTTATTGGTTCTAAAATATGTTCAAAGTCCTGTTTTAGCCATTCCCGAAAATTTTAAATATGAAGAGCCCCGGGATTTTCTTTTCCCTACTAATTACTTAATCCCGTATCAAAAAAGAGAATTAAAACTTGTTGGTGAAATTGCCCGTGATTTTAAATCTAAAATTCACTTGCTTTATATCTCTAAGCATAAGGCAACTTCAGCGAGGCAAAAAGACAATTTAGAATTTTTAAAACAGCAGTTTTATAATATTAATGTACTAGATCACCAGAGCGAAGAATTACAAAAGGAAATAGCTATTGAAGAATTTATTGATTCAAAAAAAATAAACCTTCTAGTGATGGTCAATTCACGCCATACTTATCTAGAAGACATCCTGCTTACCTCAACTATAGATAAAGTAGGTTTAAAACCAAAAATTCCTTTTCTCGTTTTACAGAATTTTAACCGTGAATGCGTATAA
- a CDS encoding universal stress protein: MKKILLPTDFSENAYNAIVYAVKSLKDEECTFYLLNTYTPVLYDSEYILYSSTQPDLGEAYKKNSLSGLRKVERKINRDFKNPKHHFEKISAFNLLIDEMKEQLKSKEIDLVIMGTQGATGAEEILIGTNTVHAINKLKSPLLAVPSDYEYSPPVNILFPTDFELHFSAAQLEPILNFAKNHTSKINILYVYSGNDLDAKQEDNKKNLSKILGDTSHQFYTIENKSVQKAIKKFQDQNKVDLLFMVNNKRNFFENLFFRPVVNKIGFHVKVPFMVIPSGKFN, translated from the coding sequence ATGAAAAAAATACTCTTACCCACAGATTTTTCTGAAAATGCTTATAATGCTATCGTTTATGCCGTTAAATCGCTAAAAGATGAAGAATGTACCTTTTATCTTCTCAATACCTATACGCCTGTTTTATATGATTCAGAATATATTTTATACAGTAGTACACAACCCGACCTTGGGGAAGCTTATAAAAAGAATTCGCTAAGTGGATTACGCAAAGTAGAGCGAAAAATTAATCGCGATTTTAAAAACCCTAAACATCATTTTGAAAAAATTTCTGCATTTAATCTTCTCATTGATGAAATGAAAGAACAGCTGAAATCTAAAGAAATAGACCTGGTTATAATGGGAACCCAGGGAGCAACAGGGGCTGAGGAAATTTTGATTGGTACTAATACCGTACATGCGATAAACAAGTTAAAATCTCCGTTGCTAGCCGTACCCTCAGATTATGAATATTCGCCACCGGTAAACATATTATTCCCTACAGATTTCGAACTGCATTTTAGCGCTGCACAATTAGAACCGATCTTGAATTTCGCTAAAAATCATACCTCCAAAATAAATATTTTATACGTTTACTCCGGAAACGATTTAGATGCGAAACAAGAAGATAACAAGAAAAATCTTAGTAAGATTTTAGGTGATACGTCACATCAATTCTATACTATAGAAAATAAAAGTGTACAAAAAGCTATTAAGAAGTTTCAAGATCAAAACAAAGTAGATTTACTATTTATGGTAAATAATAAACGCAATTTTTTTGAAAACCTATTCTTTAGACCAGTTGTGAATAAGATAGGATTTCACGTTAAAGTGCCATTTATGGTAATTCCATCGGGAAAATTTAACTGA
- the proC gene encoding pyrroline-5-carboxylate reductase — translation MKVLVIGAGNMGLTYAEGMAKSSLLNHRNLMIFDKSAEVITTLSKIDHFDVYDDIEECLPKADIVFIAVKPYHCDSLFEEIRPLVNDQQIFVSLMAGVTIDKIQEGLDVKKVVRSMPNLPAQVGKGVTSFTEAEEVSRVELLMVRNLLDTTGASIHVETEKFIDASTGISGSGPAYVFYFMNSMLEAALKMGFSKNDSKVLVSQTFEGAVKLFNESDLSPSTWMERVASKGGTTRAALDSMDDNNVEELIKDAAYAAFDRAVELGKE, via the coding sequence ATGAAAGTATTAGTTATTGGAGCAGGAAATATGGGACTAACCTACGCTGAAGGAATGGCGAAGTCTAGTCTGCTTAATCATCGAAACCTTATGATTTTCGATAAATCTGCCGAGGTTATTACCACCCTTAGTAAGATAGATCATTTTGATGTTTATGATGATATAGAAGAATGTCTTCCAAAAGCAGACATCGTATTTATTGCTGTAAAACCATATCACTGTGATTCTTTATTTGAAGAAATCAGACCTCTTGTAAACGATCAGCAAATTTTTGTTTCGTTAATGGCTGGAGTGACCATAGATAAAATACAAGAAGGCCTGGACGTTAAAAAAGTTGTTCGTTCAATGCCAAATCTTCCAGCACAGGTTGGAAAAGGAGTTACTTCATTTACAGAAGCTGAAGAAGTTTCCAGAGTTGAACTTCTTATGGTTAGAAATTTATTAGATACCACAGGTGCTTCTATTCATGTAGAGACTGAGAAATTTATAGATGCTTCTACAGGAATTTCAGGAAGCGGACCTGCATATGTATTCTACTTTATGAATTCAATGCTAGAAGCCGCTCTAAAAATGGGCTTCTCTAAAAATGATTCAAAAGTATTGGTAAGTCAAACATTTGAAGGTGCTGTAAAACTTTTTAATGAATCAGATCTTTCTCCAAGTACCTGGATGGAGCGTGTTGCTTCAAAAGGAGGAACTACCCGAGCCGCATTAGATTCTATGGACGATAATAACGTAGAAGAGCTAATTAAAGATGCAGCCTATGCAGCCTTTGATAGAGCGGTAGAACTGGGAAAAGAGTAA
- a CDS encoding zinc ribbon domain-containing protein → METLICQSCGWPYTKTTSGTNRDRSLNIDYCRDCYQDGAFTDRSLNLHQLEVKLLEMAEIHDDISLEEAQQLIKKLPELKRWRMDNI, encoded by the coding sequence ATGGAAACACTAATTTGCCAAAGTTGTGGTTGGCCATATACCAAAACCACTTCAGGCACAAATAGAGATAGGTCGCTCAATATAGATTACTGCCGGGATTGCTACCAGGATGGAGCTTTCACCGATAGATCTCTTAATTTACATCAGTTAGAAGTGAAATTATTGGAAATGGCAGAAATCCATGATGATATTAGCCTGGAAGAGGCTCAACAGCTGATAAAGAAACTGCCGGAATTAAAAAGATGGCGTATGGATAATATTTAA
- a CDS encoding Crp/Fnr family transcriptional regulator, translated as MKRILYISGGTTNYLNPANLALDHFDLLQINCLNNLKTLAIEKKPGLLIWERDTKMLINFLKVNFAFCSIPLLSIIRQSEVKSWKPIHVHHKHLVGPFSEKQLFETIELLLNKRGNSSTSRSNISNIDALKLFIEENGEQVSLDNHKIIFKENRHCSFIYLIKKGMVKTSRMDQLGKELITGIYRKNELLGLYGFNKNPTYPEMAATLEPSKLYRILHKEFREILQENQNLSLDIAQNLSDTVLTLKSQLLEMAYASVLKKTSNTILQFAEELQNPDMQGLKISRTDLASIAGISPESFIRSLSSLKKEGIIAIKGKKINILKPDRLQEIT; from the coding sequence ATGAAGCGTATTCTTTATATTTCAGGGGGAACCACCAATTATCTAAATCCAGCTAATCTGGCCCTGGACCATTTTGATTTACTTCAAATTAATTGTTTAAATAATTTAAAAACTTTAGCAATTGAAAAGAAACCTGGTTTATTAATTTGGGAGCGCGATACAAAAATGCTTATTAACTTTCTGAAAGTTAATTTCGCTTTTTGTTCCATCCCTCTACTCTCTATAATTAGACAATCTGAAGTTAAGAGCTGGAAACCCATCCATGTCCATCATAAACATTTGGTCGGTCCATTTTCAGAAAAACAACTTTTTGAAACAATAGAATTATTATTGAACAAACGAGGAAATTCTTCAACCTCCAGGAGTAATATTTCTAATATTGATGCTTTAAAATTATTCATTGAAGAAAATGGTGAACAAGTAAGTTTAGATAATCATAAAATAATTTTTAAAGAAAACAGGCATTGCAGCTTTATATATCTTATTAAAAAAGGGATGGTTAAAACTTCCCGAATGGACCAGCTGGGTAAAGAATTAATTACTGGAATTTATAGAAAAAATGAATTGCTGGGTTTATATGGCTTCAATAAAAACCCAACTTATCCCGAAATGGCGGCAACTTTAGAGCCCAGTAAATTATATAGAATTCTACATAAAGAATTTAGAGAAATTCTACAGGAAAATCAGAATTTAAGCCTGGATATTGCTCAAAATTTATCTGATACTGTTTTAACGCTAAAATCACAGCTTCTAGAAATGGCTTATGCCTCGGTATTAAAAAAGACTTCCAATACCATACTTCAATTTGCAGAAGAACTACAAAATCCAGATATGCAGGGCCTAAAAATTTCCCGCACAGATTTGGCAAGTATAGCAGGTATTTCTCCTGAGAGTTTTATACGTAGCCTTTCCAGCCTTAAGAAAGAAGGAATTATTGCTATTAAAGGAAAGAAGATAAATATTCTAAAACCAGATAGATTACAGGAAATAACCTAA
- a CDS encoding WG repeat-containing protein: MKNLIVGILLSIPFVLMAQQQKEFDFVANQENGFTAVKEGERWGFLDANGDMVVKLRSDLVTNEKPKSGNIGVAGIKYPKFQEERVIIRKQQDGVNYYGFINTEGKTVVEPEFLNLTNFSNGKALALKLEEERLGKNQLLGKGVISYKYDVVLIDKKGEVLKYLEGPFPVSLSKQKLREAPKIEAKWLGEKTLSVKAPNKKWRIHKL, from the coding sequence ATGAAGAATTTAATAGTAGGAATCTTATTAAGTATTCCCTTTGTGCTAATGGCACAACAGCAGAAGGAGTTTGATTTTGTAGCCAACCAGGAAAATGGATTCACCGCAGTTAAGGAAGGTGAACGTTGGGGTTTTTTAGATGCTAATGGTGATATGGTAGTTAAACTTAGGAGTGATCTTGTGACTAATGAAAAACCCAAAAGCGGAAATATTGGTGTAGCCGGTATAAAATATCCAAAATTTCAAGAGGAAAGAGTCATTATTAGAAAGCAGCAAGATGGAGTTAATTATTATGGCTTTATAAATACCGAAGGAAAGACCGTTGTTGAACCCGAATTCTTAAACCTTACCAATTTCTCCAATGGCAAAGCCCTGGCTTTAAAACTAGAAGAAGAAAGACTTGGGAAGAACCAATTGTTAGGCAAAGGAGTGATTTCTTATAAATATGATGTAGTGTTAATTGATAAAAAAGGAGAAGTACTAAAATATTTAGAAGGCCCATTTCCGGTTTCTCTTTCTAAACAGAAATTAAGAGAAGCCCCTAAAATTGAGGCAAAATGGCTAGGTGAAAAAACACTAAGCGTTAAAGCTCCCAATAAAAAATGGCGAATTCATAAACTTTAA